The following proteins are co-located in the Vicinamibacteria bacterium genome:
- the pheS gene encoding phenylalanine--tRNA ligase subunit alpha, translating into MTSRTEPIRKEALEGLERVSDAAELEAWRIAHMGRKSPLSTLLRSLGELSSDERRSLGQAVNALKEELSTALVRKQESLERARFEETVTLGRIDVSLPARPLALGRLHPVTQTQREVLDAFVAQGFSVIEGPEVELDYYNFEALRIPKDHPARELMDTFYVDREDDGDAKLVLRTHTSPNQIRFMEKHRPPLRIVCPGRIYRNEATDPTHEWMCTQTEVLAVDEGLTLAHLKGTLFELAKRLFGQDRKIRFRCDFFPFVEPGVDMAIDCFLCGGSGCRTCKNEGWIEILGAGMVHPEILENMGYDPEVFTGFAAGLGVERIAMLRNGIDDIRAFYENDLRFLSQF; encoded by the coding sequence GTGACTTCCAGGACGGAACCCATACGCAAAGAGGCGCTCGAGGGGCTCGAGCGCGTATCGGATGCCGCCGAGCTCGAGGCCTGGCGCATCGCCCACATGGGGCGGAAGAGTCCGCTCTCCACGTTGCTCCGGTCCCTTGGCGAGCTTTCTTCCGACGAGCGGCGCTCGTTGGGACAGGCGGTCAACGCCCTCAAGGAGGAGCTTTCTACCGCGCTCGTCCGCAAGCAGGAGAGCCTGGAGCGCGCGCGGTTCGAGGAAACGGTCACGTTGGGGCGGATCGACGTGAGCTTGCCCGCACGACCGCTGGCATTGGGACGGCTTCACCCCGTCACGCAAACTCAGCGAGAGGTCCTCGACGCCTTCGTCGCCCAGGGGTTCTCGGTGATCGAGGGCCCTGAGGTCGAGCTCGATTACTACAACTTCGAGGCGCTTCGGATTCCCAAAGACCATCCCGCCCGGGAGCTGATGGATACGTTCTACGTAGACCGCGAGGATGACGGGGATGCGAAGCTCGTCCTGCGCACCCATACCTCCCCGAACCAGATACGATTCATGGAAAAGCATCGTCCGCCGCTGCGTATCGTCTGCCCGGGACGCATCTACCGCAACGAGGCCACGGATCCCACCCACGAATGGATGTGTACCCAGACGGAAGTCCTCGCGGTCGACGAGGGCTTGACGTTAGCCCATCTCAAGGGAACGCTGTTCGAGCTCGCGAAGCGGCTGTTTGGTCAGGACCGCAAGATTCGCTTTCGCTGTGACTTCTTTCCCTTCGTCGAGCCGGGCGTGGACATGGCGATCGACTGTTTTCTGTGCGGCGGCAGCGGTTGTCGCACGTGCAAGAACGAAGGCTGGATCGAGATCCTCGGAGCGGGGATGGTGCACCCCGAGATTCTAGAGAACATGGGCTATGACCCCGAGGTTTTCACCGGCTTTGCCGCGGGACTGGGAGTCGAGAGGATCGCGATGCTGCGGAACGGAATCGACGATATCCGTGCGTTCTACGAGAACGATCTGCGCTTCTTGAGTCAGTTCTGA